The following coding sequences lie in one Patescibacteria group bacterium genomic window:
- a CDS encoding PD-(D/E)XK nuclease family protein, with the protein MSKYYNPNRSSKYCYNPKSGEPFRLSRSKIDLFLNCPRCFYLDRRLGVAQPPGYPFALNSAVDTLLKKEFDTHRQAQTPHPLMVENGIKAVPFNHPQIDTWRDSLRSGITFLHPPTNLLVTGGVDDVWLNEQEELIIVDYKSTSKEQEVTLEADWQIGYKRQMEIYQWLFRQNNFKVNPTGYFVYCNGLTDRPGFNARLDFDIKVLPYQGDDSWVEQAIIDAHECLNANNLPGAAFDCDYCRYREAVGPHEV; encoded by the coding sequence ATGTCCAAATATTACAACCCTAACCGCTCCAGTAAATACTGTTATAACCCTAAATCAGGCGAACCCTTTCGCTTAAGCCGCAGTAAGATTGATTTATTTTTAAATTGCCCGAGGTGCTTTTATTTAGACAGGCGCTTAGGCGTGGCTCAACCGCCTGGTTATCCCTTTGCTTTAAACTCGGCTGTGGATACTTTATTAAAAAAAGAATTCGACACTCACCGCCAAGCCCAAACTCCACATCCTTTAATGGTAGAAAACGGTATTAAAGCTGTACCATTTAACCACCCACAAATTGATACCTGGCGCGATAGTCTGCGCAGCGGCATAACTTTTTTACACCCGCCAACCAATTTACTAGTAACTGGCGGAGTAGACGATGTTTGGCTTAACGAGCAAGAAGAATTAATCATTGTAGATTATAAAAGTACCAGCAAAGAACAAGAAGTAACCTTAGAAGCTGATTGGCAAATTGGTTACAAACGACAAATGGAAATATATCAATGGCTTTTTAGGCAAAACAATTTTAAGGTAAACCCCACTGGCTATTTTGTTTATTGTAATGGCTTAACTGACCGCCCAGGTTTTAATGCCCGCCTGGATTTTGACATTAAAGTTTTGCCTTACCAGGGCGACGATTCTTGGGTAGAACAGGCTATTATCGATGCACACGAATGTTTAAATGCTAACAATCTGCCAGGTGCAGCCTTTGATTGTGATTATTGCCGCTACCGGGAAGCAGTTGGGCCTCACGAAGTTTAA
- a CDS encoding NUDIX hydrolase, which produces MTKIKYKFCPVCGGLFKNILIPKENRKRLTCQQCNFVFYQNPKTTAGVIIVKNGRVLLGKKASGPKKGLWNIPGGFLEAGEHPLQGAKREIKEETNLNIRIIKLLGIFKSRYFTGDHCVNIFYLAEIISGPAKAGDDLSQLKWFKPSELPKKMAFKDNVQALQAWLKEAKNHLALN; this is translated from the coding sequence ATGACCAAAATAAAATATAAATTCTGTCCCGTGTGTGGCGGTTTATTTAAAAATATTTTAATACCTAAAGAAAATCGTAAAAGATTAACCTGCCAACAATGCAATTTTGTTTTTTATCAAAACCCTAAAACCACCGCTGGTGTAATTATTGTTAAAAACGGCCGAGTCCTGCTGGGTAAAAAAGCCAGTGGCCCTAAAAAAGGCCTTTGGAATATACCGGGTGGTTTTTTGGAAGCTGGGGAGCATCCTCTGCAAGGTGCTAAACGGGAAATTAAAGAAGAAACTAACCTTAATATTAGAATTATCAAACTGTTAGGTATTTTTAAAAGCCGTTATTTTACTGGTGATCATTGTGTGAATATTTTTTATTTAGCCGAAATTATAAGTGGTCCAGCCAAAGCTGGCGATGATTTAAGCCAACTTAAATGGTTTAAACCCAGTGAACTACCTAAAAAAATGGCTTTTAAGGATAATGTACAAGCGCTTCAGGCTTGGCTTAAGGAGGCCAAAAACCACCTGGCACTTAATTAA
- a CDS encoding cupin domain-containing protein translates to MNGYISNIEKITKENKNFRQVLYTGKHSQLVVMRLKPGEDIGEEIHTLDQFIRIEQGSGQVILNGVESEIKEDYAIVIPAGVKHNVVNSSLSDDMKLYTVYSPPEHKDGIVHLTKNQALNDLDDHFDGKTTEK, encoded by the coding sequence ATGAACGGCTACATTTCTAACATAGAAAAAATAACCAAAGAAAATAAAAACTTTAGGCAGGTGCTTTACACGGGTAAACACAGCCAATTAGTGGTTATGCGGCTTAAACCCGGGGAAGATATAGGAGAAGAAATTCACACCCTAGACCAATTTATTAGAATAGAACAGGGTAGTGGACAAGTTATCTTAAACGGCGTGGAATCGGAAATAAAAGAAGATTACGCTATTGTTATACCGGCCGGCGTTAAGCATAACGTGGTTAACAGCTCTTTAAGCGATGATATGAAGCTATACACGGTTTATTCGCCGCCAGAACATAAAGACGGCATTGTTCACCTAACCAAAAACCAGGCTCTAAACGATCTGGATGATCATTTTGACGGCAAAACCACAGAAAAATAA